The Arachis ipaensis cultivar K30076 chromosome B07, Araip1.1, whole genome shotgun sequence genomic interval GCTTGAGGACAAGTTGCAGGGACCTTAAAAGTTCATCAGTGAAGTTCTCTTTGTAGGGAAGTAAGCGATGGCAAACTTTTAGGAGTCCAAAAACTGCTTTCTCAACTAGTGCACAAGGCATCACAGTCAAATGAACAATATTAGATATGTGCTCATAAACACCATGCCAAAGAAGTTCAATCCTATCCCTGTTATTCAGAGTGATTGTTATTAGTAATTCCAGACAGAAAACTGAACTATCTTCATCATCAAATGTGATATTTCCTTTCTTAAGCCGCCCTCCTGCAGTAATGAGTGCTCTTGCAAGTTGCAACAGAGATTCAGCTTGCAAAAATTTGCTCTCAGAAAATATGCTGTCAATATGACACTTCAATAAGAGTTGACTAAACCTGCTCATCAAGCCTGAGGATCTCTTCGGAGTACTAATAGATCGTAGACTTCTTGAAGATAAAGATTTAGCATTACGCTTCTCATGTAGAGTTTCCGTAGGATGCTCTGACTCCTCAGTCGCGTCATTAGCCATATTAGCAGGAAGAAGGCCTAATTTGTGAAATCTTAAGATGCAATCAAGAATATTTCTCCATCCTGTGCGAATGTAATCACCGTACTTATTCGCTATAGTGAAAACGGTGTTAGTTGCCATTCTTGCTTTTGTGTCATATGCAAAGACAAGGATTGGTTCCTCAACAGATAATGGATCCAAAATAGTAACAAACCTACAAAGGGATACAACCAAATCATCGAGTACATTCTCAAGATGATAGTAAGCCGATATCTTTGCAACAGCTAAGAATCCATCCATACATGTTTGGTAGACCTCTTCATTTTCAGCATTATCAAACACCACAGAAATGGCTGCGATTGTTGGCCCAGACAGAATAGCAAACATATCATTATCAAGGTATCCTCTGGAATCAGAGACAATGAATGGAGCAGTTTTCCTTGACTTGTGTATAAGATAAATCCACCGACTTGGAGTCATTTCAGGAAATCCAGAACCTTGCTCAGGAGTTGTACGAATCTCATTCCTACAAATGGAATGGTAaatttctgaaaggaatcctcGAGGCAAATCATTTCCACCATTTATTCGCCTATTATTTCGGATAAAATCCTCTTCTGTCATCTTCTTTTTCACTTGTACATTGTGATGATCTGTATTAAGCATTATAATTGAGTATGATAACAAGAGAGCAGCATCCTTATTAGCTAGGATCTGTGGTGACTGTTCATAATATCTCTCAGAGAAAGCTTCAAGCACCCTCTGTATCTTCTGTGATTCTCCAGGCAGTCTGAAAGTCTCCAAAAATAGACGCAGTGCTGTGTCTAATGTTGTGTCTTTGAAATCAAATGTTCTTGCGAATTCCTGAAGGACCTGAACACAGAATTCATCATGGTTCCCTAGAAAATCACCAATGAGATTCTTATCCAACCCAGTTGTGAATCTAAGAAAGTAGGCAACACTTTGGGCATGGGGTTGGTCGGGTAAAAGATGTGTTCCTTGGAGAAACTCAAGACCTTTCTTAACATCACGATTAAAGTGATCTGCTCCAATCATCAATATTTTCTTGAAGTACTTTCTCCGGCAAACAAAAGGAACCCAATTATTCGGATCGCTGAAATTTTCACACTTCTCCTGCCAGAAAGAACTATATTGTTCAAGATTCACATGAGGATGTTCTGAACTCAAAGATTCATTGCCTATCCTTTCAGCCATTCCTTGCATAAGAGCAATAAGACCATCCAAAGCAAGAATATTCAAAGAAGATAATGGACTGTTAACAGGAAATGCACTTTTGGACAACAAGTTAGCAATGTCTTCAAAGACATTACTGCAAGTTATGTCACAGTCAAGGTTAGCATACATTTCCATCATGAATGTTTTTTGCCTGCAAAAGTCAACAAGGGCCTCCATAGCAACTTCCTGTTGCTGATATGATGCTCCATATTTGCTTTGTGCAAGCCTCAAAATTACGCATGAAATGAAAGCTTCTAGTTGTAACTTGATTTCTGTACGAAGATGGTGATACAAATTTAGAACAATGCTACACACCATTGAAACTACAAGGGGGCTCATTGACAAACCGGCCTCCATTAGATTGTGAAACAGTTCATCTTGAATTAAGCTCAACAGTCTAGGATGCCGGTGAAAAGAAGACCCTCCCAACTCTACAGCTGAATTAATCAAAGTTAAGGCAAAAAGAGGCACATCTTCATCAAATGCTATTGTATTTAATCTTGTACTTGTTCCCACATGCTCAACAACATTCAACAAAGAACATAAGAAGTGAAACACTTCCACCATGCATGGAATCCCATAAGGTTCCTTCATGAGGTCCAGTTCATCTAGGTCGACCTCCTTGCCACTGCTGTCAATGGCTGTTATGTCATCCACTACACCTACTGTCAAAACGCTCTCAGTACTGGAAGCAATGCCTGTTGAGTAGGATTGCCTATTACTTGCAGAATTCAAGCTCCCATTTTCCAATTGTCTGTTTGTAgaattatgttcattattttgcCCACCAGTCTGCCCAAAAAGTGTATATATATGAGTGATTACAAGTACAAGTATATGCATGTCCTGATACTCAATTTTATTTAACCACCAAATTTATCATTAATTTCAGAGTATAACGGAAAGACTCCATTTGAAAATGTGCAGTTTTTACCATAGAAATACTAGTATTTTAAATAATCAATGAACACAAACTCTGTACCCTTAGCTGGTAACAATGAGTACACAACATATGGTAATTTTATTCTTCTATGTTCTACCCTTTTTCTGTGGTTGCAATGTTCTGTATCAATGCCCCAAGGTCCCCCTTTTTACTTTCtactaacttaaaaaaaaaaatcacacgaTAAAAGAAAATGAATATTGCAACCAAAAGGACAAAGTTAACACAATTTATACCTCTTGATTCAAACCATTGCTTCCATTTACTAATGAATGCTCTACGTTGTCAATATCTTTAAGATGAGAAAAAATGCACCGAACAAGTTCGTGCATCGTGTAACGTGCTATCCGCTGCAACAACTCACCTTTGGTTCCTGCTTGGTGAACTATACGGAAACAAGTGTTCACTATAATGCAAATATGTTGGTTACTCAGCATTACAGATGCTCTACTTTTCACACACGCTAGAAGAACTTGTAGTATCTTCATTAATACAACTTCTTCTGATCCAGGATCAGTCACCTCAAATCTGCAGCTTGTGACAGCATCAACCACCAAGTGCATGGCATCCCCAACATTGGTAGTGTTTTGATCAATTACATCCAGAGTCAAGATCTTGTAAACTGACGACAGAGCAACACCAGTGATTGGTGCACCAGTTTCATCTGATTGAATCACATCTAAAAATGGTTGGAGATAGCGGACAGGGTTGATAGCATGCCATGGATCCTTCCAGTAGAAAATTGTTCTCCTTAATATCTTCAAAGATTGAACAAGAGAGTGCTCAACTTGATCTTCATCTGACATATAATGAACTCCCCATCTAACATTTCTTCGCATCACTGCCAAAACAGCACCAATTTCTGCATTGATCATGCATGCCACAGTAGTTTTGTTAGGATATCCATCATTGCAATGCCCCTTTTCCTCTTCTATAGAATTAATACCGGTTTGAGATAGCAACTTTACATGCCCCATTTTAACAAGTAGATCTGCTTAACATCTACCAACAGAATGCTGAGCCAAAATAACCCCTGAGAAAAGCAACAGCGAAAGACTCAATCAACACAAAGTGATCATGAGTATCCAAATGCTATTACAATGAAGCACAAGTAACGCAGTTATTCCAATTCCCTCAGAGTTAAAAATGCATATAAATAATTTAAAGACATATAACTACCAACAAAATCACATTGCAACATCTTCCTCAGTTGCTGAAGTATGATTCCACCTTCCAAAAATCTAACTCATATTTGAGCAAGCTACTCTCTCCCAATCACCAGCAACTATCACTCACTAATTCTTCCGCCAAAAACTAAATCTCAGATAGAATCTCAAAATTCCTATTTAAAAAGAAAAGGCTAAAATTTGCAATCAAATCTAACACTAATGAAATGGACCCATTTTCCTTGCACATTAACAATATGATATAAGATTCTAACACAATTGAACTTAGAATTCAATAGAAAGGGGCAGCCAACAGAATGTTAAGCCCTTATTCCGACAATGACAGAGAAAAAGAATATCCGCATTAAAAAAATGAGAGAGTAGAAAACAAAAAATGGAAGCAGATGGAGATTTAAATGGGAACcagtgaagaagaagagaagcttaCAGAGAGAAGGGTGGGGTGAGGTTTAGGCACAGATCCGAGTTTACATCTACATTACATTGAAAATCATGGTTTATTTCTTTAATCTTCAAATTGAAATTCTCGCCCAGAATTAGAATGTCCCCACTCACCTCCCTCAATCTCAATCTCACTCGCTATTTcgttctttctcctttctccgACACCATCTTTtgattttcaattatttttttttcatttaattctCATGCGGGAATTTTCGTAAACACATTCTAAAAGTTTtacactattttttttctttaaggaTATAGCTAATATGTGTCCACATGATAAATTTATcattagtaaaaaattttaaatatttttatttaataactaCAAAATAAATGCATTGaaaatttaaataagaaaaagataaataagtcATTGACCTTTTGATTCGTGAACATTTAAGTTAtgataatttgaaaatatatttaagaCGGTAACATTTTCAAAATTTGGTCAAATCAATCTTNNNNNNNNNNNttaaaagaaaaaataaaaaataagttgtatctTTTTTTagtgtatcttttttttttaacaagagaGCTTAACACAATAAAGTGGAGCGACAAACAAGCAATACTACGACATGAACAAGTATGAAAAAAAACCTCCTTAATGTCATCTCcgacatagccatcaacaacaaaaaggaTCTAAATTACTCCATTCTCTAACATTGTTTAAAGATTTCTGAAATACCTTCTCTGCACTCCCTTCCTTGTTATTAAATATCCGGCCGTTTCTCTCTAGCCAAACGTTCTAAATAACCGAAAAGAAGCAAATAAGCCACTTATTGTGCTCTTCCTTCCTGTTAGCAACACCTGTCCAACTCTCAAAGTGATTTTTTAGTGAGCCCGGAATAGTTCACGACCTCCTAAATTTAGATAGCCAttgacaccacacctgccaagtaaactCATACCCCCAGGAACATATGATAAATATGTTCAACTTCTTTATTACACAGAACGCACATGTTATCACCTTGACTAATAATTCCCAATCTATGCAGCCTTTCTTTAGTATTTACTCGTCCTATTAGAGTAAACCAAGTAAATAACTCCACTCGTGGCGGCACCAAACCTTTCCATAGGGTTCTTGTGAAGCTGTAGCTGGCTATGTCCTCCGGGAGAGATTCTGACTGTACTACCTGCACAAAATTGTTAGTTAAAAATATACCTTCCTTGTCAAACTTCCAGGCAATTCTGTCTTGCTTATCATGTGCCAGCTTAACAGGTCTTAACGTCTCATGCAATTGAACCACTAAATCTAACTCCCATTGGTATAAGTCTCGCCTCCAATGGAAGTTCTAGATCCACTTAATCCCATCtcagaacccacaatcccctataacTGATTCTTTTTGGTTTGAAATGGAGAACAACCTAAAAAAACTCATCTTTAACAGACCACTTTGTAGCCAAACATCTTCCCAGAACCGAGTCCGCCTTCCGTCGCCCACCTCCATAGACAACCATGCAATCATCTTATCTTTCACAGAGCTATCCTTGAACTGCAGCTGACAAATATCTTTCCATGGACCCCCTCTAGTAGACAATATTTGAGCTGATAACATCACACTGGGGTTCAAATCGTAGCAAGAGCACACCACCTTCTTCCATAATGGACATTCTTCTTTTGagaaccgccaccaccacttgaacagtAGTGCAATGTTTCTGACCACGGCATCACCTATCCCCAGACCACCCAATTTTTTCGGGGCTTGAACCACCTCCCACTTAACTAGCGCCAGACCATTCCTGCCTTCCTCCTTGCTCCACAGGAATCTTCTCTGCAGCGATATCAACTTCTCTGCCACTGCCTTTGACATCTTATACAGACTCAAGTAGTATACCGGCAAGCTATTTAACACAGACTTAATAAGGACCAGCTTACCCGCTTTATTGAGGACCTTTGCTTTCCACAGGCTAAGCTTCTCCTCTACCTTGTCAATGATCGGTTTCCAGGTCCTGACCAGTCTTGGGTTTGCTCCTAAGGGAATGCCAAGATATCTGACTGGGAGGCAGGCCTCCTTGCACCCTAACAAGTTGCACATGTTGTACGTCCACTGCTGTTCACAGTTGATTAGGATTAAACTtgatttatcaaagttaatggttAACCCCGACATCAACTCAAAGCACCTTAGTAATCTGGCATAGTTTCTGATAGTCTCCTCTTCTGGTGGGCAGAACAATATAGTGTCATCTGCGAACTGGAGGTGTGACAACTCTATATTGTCCTTACCAACTAGCAGCGACACTATACGTCTGTTCCTGACTGCCTCCCCTACCATCCTATGCAGAACATCAACCACTAGAACAAACAAGAACGGAGACAGTGGATCACCTTGTCTCAAACCCCTCTCcatcttaaataatttaaatggtgAGCCATTTACCAGGATTGACATAGTCGCTGTGCCAACACATTCCTTAACCCATTCCCTCCATCGCCAGCCAAAACCCATCTTCTGTAACATAATGTCCACAAAGCTCCATTTAACCCGATCATAAGCCTTCTGAAAGTCTAGTTTGATGATTGCCGCTTTCTTTCTTCTTGTCTTCAGCCATTGCACTGTTTCGCAAGCAATAAGTGCCCCATCATGTATCTTCCGACCTTCACAAAGGCGCTCTGCGTCTCTCCTACTAGCCCTAGCATAACTGTTCTCATCCTCCTAACCATCACTTTTGAAATCACTTTGTACACGCAACCTACCATGCTGATTGGCCGGAGGTCCTTAATCTCCTTGGCTCCAGTGTAATTAGGCGCAAGAGCTACCCAAGTAATATTGGTGTCAGAAGGCAACCTTGAAGATCGAAAGAAATCCAGAATCGCTTTGGTAAACTCTGCACCAATCTCATCCCAGCACTTCTTAACGAAATTCATGTTATACCCATCACTTCCTGGTGCTTTGGATGACTCGTAATCCCAAACAGCCTCTCTGATCTCCTCCGATGTCGGTAATCTCTCCAACACTATTGACTCCTCTTCCTCAATCCTTTTTACCACTTCGTCCCTAAAACCCACCATTGGTGATCTCTCCTGGTGATACAAATCTTTATAAAAATCTCTGATAGCAATCTTGATCCGAGCTTTATTTCTTATCAATCTTCCGTTGATTATTAGGGCATCAATTCTATTATTCCCCCTTCTTGACGACGCCAAATTATGGAAGTACCTAgtgtttttatccatatccttTGCATGCTTGGACCGCGACATCTGCTTCCAGTGTATTTCTTTTCTCACATACCATTGCTTGCAACAGCTTACTAACACCTTCTTTCTTGCCTCCGTTGTATCATCATAAACTCCATTTCCTGCCAACTCATCTACCTTCCTGATCTCCTCCTCGAGTTGCTGAATTTTCTTATCCATGTCCCCAAATTTGTCCTTATGCCATCTTCCCAAAGGCACCGTAAGAGCCTTCAGCTTATCCGTGAATTGCACATCACCAAGATTCCTCCATTCCTCTCTGACCATTCTTAGGAAGCCTTTATGTGTAAACCAGCAATCTAAGCTTCGAAAGGGACGCGGACCACCTCTGCACATGGTATTCTGAACTATAATTGGACAGTGATCTGATAGGCCTCTTGGACCCCCTTTTAACCGAACCTCTGGGAACTCCTCCGTCCATTCAACACTGACTAAAACTCTATCAATACGACTGCAGGAGCGGCCTCTAAACCATGTATATTTGCGATCAGTCAAAGGTAAGTCCACTAGCTGCATATCTTGGACCCAACTCTTAAAATCTTCTGCTGACGCAGTTAATCTGTCCTGACCTTTCCTCTCTTCAACCTATATAACCTCATTAAAGTCACCCATATAGCATATCGAAACTTGGCATAAGCCAGCTATAAAGCTCAGTTTCTCCCACACAGCAAGTTTTTCTGTTCTATTATGAGCACAATATACCAAACAGAAAGCACAACGAAAATCATTTTTCAAAAGGACTCCTTCAACACATAACCATCTCTCCCCTTTGTAACAGTTATTCATTCTGAACAGCAAGTCGTCCCACATTAACAGGAGACCCCCAGACGTGCCTTCCGATCCTACAAACTCCCATCCCACATCATCGCTCCCTCAAATTCGTGCTACATCAAACTTAGTCACATCTTGCATTTTAGACTCAACCAAACCTAACATATTCAGTTTCTGTTTCTTTTTTAGCTCTTTAACCATACTCAACTTCCCAACCCCTCctaaccccctaacattccaagagCTAAAAATCATAATAAAACTTTATTACAcacctttttcaattttttcggtCTGCATCTTCGagccttttctttttgctttgccAACCTCCTCTTTTGAGCTAGTGCTTCATTCTGTTCTTGTAAAATTGTCATTATATCATCATCCTCGTTGTATTGCACAGCTCCGGATTCAACTGCCAGTTTCCATGCCCTTTTGTTTTCGAGCATCTGCTCTTCTCTGTCCATAGCGTTCCCACTGCAAATCTCTTGTTGTACAGAGCCAAAATCCACATTCGCCCCATTCTCATCCCTACCCTCAGCAACTTGTTGTCCATCTCCAATATCACTGTCCCCCCCATTCTCGCCACTTCCCTCGTCAAGTCTCACAGTAACCAGTGCCATGCCGTCCCTTTGTGGTGAACCTTCATCGTTTTCAAATAGCTCATTCCGCAAGCCCATGGTATCCTTCCCCATCACCGTATCCGTCTCCTTGCTGGGTCCATCGCGCACGTCTTCCCTGGAGAGACCCAACCTTGTATTCGCCGGCAATGAGATATGAAGGTGTAAAGGACGCATAGAACTGCCACTTCCTCGCTCTATTTTAGTCGCCCGCTTACCCGCTTCAAGGCCTGCAGCAATGCAATTAATGCAGTCGCCTGTTTCCACCTCAGCTTGGTGGTCATCTTCCATTCCCGCCGCACAGTTTTCTGCCACCGGACCTACACCGTTGCAGTCGACACAGCCGCGTTCTTCCTCGCCGGCTCGGGGGTCGCCTTCGCTACTTGGGTCAGCCGCGCTGTCTCCATCCATGTTCTCCTCTTCGTTAAGGTCGTCTTCTGCGGTGCCTAGCTCAGCAGCATTTAGACTGCACATATTTGGGCCAACCCGACCCGGACCCATCAGCCTCCCTCCCATTCCTTCTTCAGTGCTATAAGGGCCTAAGTTTTGGTAGCCCAATCTCATTCCTTCAACATATGTGCCATATGTGGCCTTATTGGGCCAGCAATTAGGCCTGTTTAGGTTAGGATACATAATCCAGCGGCTCCCTTTATCCAGCTCAGCATTAGCATAATTCCAAGTTACTATTTTATCTGATTCAGTATCATTAGCCAAATCATAACATCCCTTTAAATTAGCAATTCAGCAGAATCAACAGTTGTCGTTGAATTTTAAATGGGAGATAATGTGCAATAATTCTACTCATTCAAAATGTTTTCGGTAATTACCAATCTACCcttatcttcttcttcctcccttgGTACCGCCATTACCATCTCAATCACCGGATCTCTGTGTATCACTGGCATTGTCACGTTCGAACTGCTTGCACCCagattttctcatgctcttgagAGACAAGGTTTACTTACGTCTTCAAACTTGCAATGTGACCCATAGCTCTCGTGACCGACCTCTTTAACTAGAACGTCGAAGCCACTAGTACCAACTATGATGTGAATCCATTCGTTAATTATTTTCATGATACAAGTGTCAATTTGTACTCATCCCACACTGAATGAGATACATGATTCTGTTGATTCGTCACATCCAACAACTTCTCTCCATTGACTTCCTATCAGTTTGAACGTCTCCACAGACCACGTGTGCAAAGGAACACCAAAGCACTCTAACCATACCCTTCGGGTTTCACTCCGTTCCTCCTCATCCCATCTCCACACGCTATGGAAAAACTTCAAAATGTAGTTCAATTTGAACGTGTAGGCTTCTTCAGCACTTAATATACTATCAAAAGTCAGGAGTGCTTTGTACGCTCCTAGTTCTCGTACTTCCATAACTTGCGGCAAGTTCTTCTCAACCATGGCCTTTAGCGACTTATAGTCAATCGCCTTCGTCGTACCACCTACAAGACTCCTTTGTAGCCAGACCAGGTTCCTCTTGGCCACAGGCACTTTCAACTTCTTCGTCCACCCGTTGCCGTGAGGGTCTTCTTTTTTTCCCTCTTCCCTCAACTCCTTTCCATTTCTCCCTTGAACCCTTCGACTATCCTCATGCTGAGATTGAACCTTAACATTGTTTTGGACTTCATTCATCTCTTTCTGTCTCTAAACATTCTTCGCTTTATTTGTACGTCGATACCAAGCTTCTCCTACTGAAACAATCTTACCTCATATCCTCATTCTATCCATTTCTACTATAGCTTTCAAAGCTCCACCCTTTGTTGTATACCGAATAAATGCAAAAATGTATGCCCTTCCATTTTTTCACTTACGTGATAAATAGATATCATTGATGCGTCCGGTCCAGTTGAACAAATAATACAACTCTTTTTTTGATATATGTTCAGGAAGGttttctacaaaaatagaaaatgacTCGTTTTCTAATCAATAGTACTCTTCTCGATTACAAACCCTAGGATCTCTTTTGTTACTGTATCTATGTCCTTCTTGTCGGGATGaacataaaatatatactaattcAGTATATTTGAGTACAATGTCTCTC includes:
- the LOC107609441 gene encoding ARF guanine-nucleotide exchange factor GNOM-like; translation: MGHVKLLSQTGINSIEEEKGHCNDGYPNKTTVACMINAEIGAVLAVMRRNVRWGVHYMSDEDQVEHSLVQSLKILRRTIFYWKDPWHAINPVRYLQPFLDVIQSDETGAPITGVALSSVYKILTLDVIDQNTTNVGDAMHLVVDAVTSCRFEVTDPGSEEVVLMKILQVLLACVKSRASVMLSNQHICIIVNTCFRIVHQAGTKGELLQRIARYTMHELVRCIFSHLKDIDNVEHSLVNGSNGLNQETGGQNNEHNSTNRQLENGSLNSASNRQSYSTGIASSTESVLTVGVVDDITAIDSSGKEVDLDELDLMKEPYGIPCMVEVFHFLCSLLNVVEHVGTSTRLNTIAFDEDVPLFALTLINSAVELGGSSFHRHPRLLSLIQDELFHNLMEAGLSMSPLVVSMVCSIVLNLYHHLRTEIKLQLEAFISCVILRLAQSKYGASYQQQEVAMEALVDFCRQKTFMMEMYANLDCDITCSNVFEDIANLLSKSAFPVNSPLSSLNILALDGLIALMQGMAERIGNESLSSEHPHVNLEQYSSFWQEKCENFSDPNNWVPFVCRRKYFKKILMIGADHFNRDVKKGLEFLQGTHLLPDQPHAQSVAYFLRFTTGLDKNLIGDFLGNHDEFCVQVLQEFARTFDFKDTTLDTALRLFLETFRLPGESQKIQRVLEAFSERYYEQSPQILANKDAALLLSYSIIMLNTDHHNVQVKKKMTEEDFIRNNRRINGGNDLPRGFLSEIYHSICRNEIRTTPEQGSGFPEMTPSRWIYLIHKSRKTAPFIVSDSRGYLDNDMFAILSGPTIAAISVVFDNAENEEVYQTCMDGFLAVAKISAYYHLENVLDDLVVSLCRFVTILDPLSVEEPILVFAYDTKARMATNTVFTIANKYGDYIRTGWRNILDCILRFHKLGLLPANMANDATEESEHPTETLHEKRNAKSLSSRSLRSISTPKRSSGLMSRFSQLLLKCHIDSIFSESKFLQAESLLQLARALITAGGRLKKGNITFDDEDSSVFCLELLITITLNNRDRIELLWHGVYEHISNIVHLTVMPCALVEKAVFGLLKVCHRLLPYKENFTDELLRSLQLVLKLDARVADAYYEKITQEVSHLVKANASHIRSQLGWRTITSLLYITARHLEASDAGFDALLFIMSDGAHLLPSNYVLCIDVARQFAESRVGQVERSVVALDLMVGSANCLEKWTSDAKKEMKEEDVAKMLQDIGEMWLRLVQELKEVCLDQREEVRNHALLSLQNCLTGSLGTHIQHDLWLRCFDQVIFAVLDELVETYQTRSQKEYRNMEGSLIIALKLLCKVYLQLLPSISESTKFTKLWLGVLSRLEVYMTVRVRGRRSEKIQELVPELLKNTLLVMKAHDILVRSSSGGDNSFSELTWKHINNISPSLQSEVFPEQDSEQLENKQAKTVEDLGPNNENISIPSNERAGQDGAGIG